The sequence below is a genomic window from Candidatus Hydrogenedentota bacterium.
CAGCTATGTGTGATATGCTTCTGGCCGCAGGGCAAGGCGCAGTATCTCCGCCGGGAGAAGTGTAATGGGCAAGTTTCCGCTGGGGCTGTCCGTACGTTTGTCCGTATTCGGGGCCCTTTCGTGCGTATTCGCCGATGCGGCTTTGGCGGCAATCGCCACGCAGCCGCGAGAGACGCCGGACGGTATCTTCTTGACCTTGGACGACGACGACCTCGACGCGCTACCCAAACGCGCGGCGCAGCAAAACGGCTTTGTCCGGCCGCTCACGTACCGCGCGCTGTTGTTGGACGATTACCTTCTCCATAAGGCGCTCAATTCCGCGCCGCTCGAAGAGCCCGATCACCCCATGAAGAGCGACCACAGCGACTCCATAATCTGGCTCCCGATGCCGGACGGCACGGATGTGCCGTTCAGCTTCGTCGAATCGCCAATCATGGAACCCGAACTCGCCGACCAGTACCCGGAAATCCGCACGTATCTTGGAAACGCGCTGGACGGCTCGAACCGGTACGTTCGTTTTGATCGCACGCCTCAGGGATTCCACGCGCTGATACGCGGGGGAGGCGACGTTTACATCGGACCTGGCGAGAAGGAAGGCGCTTACCTCTCCTACCGCGCGTCCGACTATCCATCGGACGGGAATGAATTCACGTGCGGCGTTGAGGATGGATCGGCGCGCGCGGAAACCATCAGCGGCGCGAAGATCAGTTTTGGGGGCATGCTGCGGACTTTCCGCCTCGCGGTGGCTTGCACCGGAGAATATGCGAATTTCCACGGGGCCACAAGCGATGACGATATCGTAAACGTACTGGCGGCGATTACCACGATGCAGAACTTCGTGGATGCCATATTCGAGGGCAATCTCGGGGTGCGATTTGTTCTCGTTGGACAAGTCGGCCAACTTATTTTTACCGATCCGGCGACCGATCCGTTTGCCGGGAATTTGGACACAAGCGTCCTGATCGACGAATCGCAAGCGCACATCCAGGCCACCATCGGCGATGCCAATTATGATATCGGCCATACGTACGCCACCGCTCCTGGCGGCAGGGCCGCCGTAGGGGTAGCGTGCAATTCGAATCAGAAAGCGCGAGGATGCTCCGGCTCGCCAAGCCCTACTGCCGACCCCATCTTTATCTCAGTCGTGTGCCATGAGCTTGGGCACCAATTAGGCGCGACACACACATTCAATAGCACCGCTGGGGGGTGCGGCAACGGCAGCAGGAATGGACCCACCGCGTTCGAGCGTGGCAGCGGCAGTACGATTATGAGCTATTTTGGCAGTTGCGGCGTCGACAATCTGCAGGGGGTTATTGACAATAATAACTTTCATTCGGCGAGCCTCGAACAAATATCCGGTTTCCTTACAACCAACACGTGCTCGGCAAATGCATCATCAAATAATTCGCCTCCCACGGTGAGCGCCGGCCCCGACTTCACCATTCCGAAGGGAACGCCGTTTACCTTGACTGCCCAAGGATCGGATCCGGACGGTGATTTGGTCTCATACGCCTGGGAAGAGCGTGACAAGGGCCCCAAACAAGCGTTGACAGACCCGGACAACGGCAAAAGCCCCTTGTTCCGGTGCTTTCTCCCGACGATTAACAATGAGCGCACGTTCCCTGAACTGGCGAACATCATCTCGGGCGCCAATACGCTCGAAGAGCTTTTGCCCTCGCTATCGCGAACGATGAAGTTCGTAATCGTCGCGCGGGACCTTACCGGCGGGTTTGCGACGGACGAGACGAGGTTAACCGTGGCGTCGGCGGCGGGTCCGTTTCGCGTGACGTTTCCGAATGGGGCGGAAACCTTCGAAGGCGGAGTTAAACGAAACATTCGGTGGAATGTCGCGGGAACAGACGCGGCGCCTATTGACGCGGCGGACGTGAAAATACTCTTTTCGGAAGACGGCGGTCACTCGTTCCCGACAATCCTTAAATCCAGCACGCCGAACGACGGGAAGCAAAAGGTTACGATTCCCGACGTGGAGACCGCTGGGGGGCGAATTAAAATCGAGGCGATCGGTAATGTCTTTTTCGACATATCCGACGAGGATTTCACAGTTGGACCGGGTATCTTCGACATAGTCGGTACCTGGGTGGTTGACTCTACCCTAATTTATAAGTTCTTTGCGGATGGAAGCATGGATATTTGTGTAACATATGACCCCGAAAACTGTTCGTCATACCCATACGAATGGATTCAAACCGGTCCGGACTCGGGCGAGTTGACGACCGTATACACCGGCTCCGGCCACCTCAACGTCCATATTGTGAACAACGATCTTTTGGAACTTTCCTATCCTCCCGCCGGCCCCGTGTTTGCGACGCTCACCCGGATTTGAATCGGGCCGCTCGGGGACCCGAATTCGGTTTGCTGTAACGAAGTCGTTTGTGCAGCCCCTGGTGGGACCGGTGCGTTCGGTTCGATCGCACGCCGCTGGGCTTTCGCGCATATGCTGGGGGTGGCGGGGAAGTTTACATTTAACCGGACGAAAAGGAAGACAGGTACTATTCTTACCGCGCTTCAGATTACCTGGTGCCGTTCTGTCTATCCCACCGCGCGGTGTAAATTGCGACGTATTTGTTCTCGAAGGGCGCCGCTTTGCGCGACGCGTAACAGATTCGGAACGGCCCGTCGTCCAGGCGCAGCACGCAGTGCCTAGATAAGTGCGATGTCGAACCCGAGGATGTTGCGGGTCGCTTCCTGCGACATCGCGGGATCGGAAACGGCGATGGGCGTCACGAGATGCCAGATGGGGGAACCGGCGTCGGCGTGGAATATGCCTTCGCCAGGTTGGACAACGTGCTCGTACCACAGCGTCTTGCGGTCGGGACCGAACAGTTGGCTGACGCCGCCGATGACGTTGTTGCGCGATATCACCAACGCGGTGACGACGAAATCGACGCCGTCCTGGTGGATTCCTTCCGGCGCGTTCGTCGCGGTGAAATCGGTTCGTGCGACCGTTGAAATCTGGTGAATGGTCATCCGAAGGTTTCGGACGTTTTCGCGCGTCTCGGCAACCATGTCCGCGATATCGACCAGTAATAGCTTGAACGATCTGCACGTATCTGCGGTCACCTGCATCGGCGCGAAGACGCGCGGAAGCCGGCGGTAGTCCTGTACGTCCATGCTGAACGACCGCGCCGGCTGTTGCGACACCGACCAGCTTCCGCCGTCGCGCGTCACGCGGTATTCGGCAATCGCGCGCCTGCGAAAGGGAAGGATCGAATCAAAACTCCTCCGTGCCCCCGCCGGAACGGCGTCAAAAAACGGGACCAGCGGTTCCATTCCGATCGCGCCGGAATAGAATGCGTCGCATGACTCGGACAATTCTTCCGATTGGTGGGGGTGGTACGCGAGGAGTATCTCGATCTGCCGGTGCCGCACGTCGTATATGTCCCACGGAAGTTCGGCGTACGTGCCGTCAATCGCGTCAATCAATTCACGGGATTTGTCAAAAGAGAAGAGGCGAATGGGATCGTCAATGGCAATGCCGAGACGTTGGGACAGGTCCTCTTCCGTTAATGCGTATGTCACCATGGCTTGCACTATGCGACGTCGCCGGCGCTGTCCCGTTATCGGCCCCGCAGGCGTCGATGCGGCGCCCATACGTACGTATTATACCGCGCACCGGGGCTCACGCCGGGGCGTGCAAACGAAATGAATCAGGATCGACGGAATCGTTGTGTCACAGACTTGTTAAGAATGTCCAACACTTCTTCTGAGCGGGTTCGGCCTATCCAAACCCACGCGCTCCCTGCCTTGACCTTCGCCCCGCGTGATCGCTATCCTAAAGCGTTTGGTGGAACTTTCTTGCAGCGCCGCAGATAACACACGCAGAGGCGGTGTTCATGGGCCGGTTTGTGCCCGAGGGTAAGGGAGAAGGCGATGCATTTTTTGCTGCGATCGAAGCGTTTGCACGTGACCGGTGCGGTGGTCCTGGCGGGCTTGAGCATTGCCCTTAGCGCCTGCACCACGATGCAGAACCCGTTCCAACGGAGTTCGACGCCGCCGCCGGCGGAAATGCCGCCGGGCGATACGGCGCCACCGCCTCCGCCCGCCGCCGAGACCGGTCCGCCGCCCGAGCCGGGCCTGGCGATTTCGCCGTCGCAACGGTTCGCGGACGTACCGCTGCCGATAGGCGCGAAAGAAGATGCGGACAAGACGTTCGTGTACGAGGACAAGAACCTCCAGATCGGGCGGATGGTCTATACGACCCGGTCGACGGTGAACGAGTTGGCGCAATTCTATATTAACGAAACGTCCGCCGGCGGCTGGAAGTTGATCAGCAATATCCAGGCGGGCGGGCAGGAATTGCAGTTTGTGAAGGCGGGCAAGCGGCTCACGGTGATCGTTCGCGATCTGGGCCCGACAAAGGGCCGCCAACTCTGGCTGACGGTGACGCCGGACAGCGGGCAATGATGTTGTGGCTGCGGTCGGCGGCATTCGCGCGGTACGGCATATGGATACCGTTGCTGGTTGCCGCCGCGTTGAGTCCCCGCGGCTGCATTAACCGAATTCCGGTCGAAATCCCGGGCGTTACGACGCAAGGGCCGAGCGACGAGGAGCAAATCGTCAGCGTACTCGAAGATGTCCACCGTGGCATGCAGTCGCGGCGCATCTACAAAGTATTGGCGCACGTATCGAAGACGTACCGCGACGACGAAGGCCGGGATTATGCCGCGATCGAGCGGTACCTGACGGAACTGTTTCGCGGCTACAAGTTGATTCAGATCACGCGGGTCCGCCCGAAGGTGATTGTGCAAGGCGACCGCGCGCGCGCGGTCGAGACGTTTGGTACGCGCGCGGAACCGTTCAACCCGAACGAGAACCGGCCCATCGAGTTGCGCGGGCAAATGAACATATACCTCGAAAAGATCGACAACAAGTGGATGATCGTCGAGTGGGGCCGGGTCTTTTAATCGACGACGGAGTAGGTGTACGTAATGGCAGTCCAGACGAAAACGCAGAAGAACGCGCCGGCATCGGCGGCGGGCAAAAAAACCGTTAAATCGCTGTTCGACGACAAAGGCAAGCAGGACGACATCACACAACTGTTGCAGGACGTGAAGGAGCGGCCGCTGGTATATGGCGGAATCGCTGCGTTCCTCCTGGTGTGTTTGCTTGCGGGTTACTTGTACCGCGCAAATGCCGTGTCGAACCGCAGGGACCTCGTGACCGCGTACGCGCAGGCGCTGGACAAAGAGGAAACCGCGGACAAGTTGGCCGCGCTCGTGCCGCTGTCGGACGCCGCCGGCAAGCAGAATGACGAGGTCGTGTACATGACCGGCGAGATCGCGTATCGCGCCGGGGAGTACGACAAGGCGAAAGCCGCGTTCGAGCGCATGCGCTCCGACTTCAAGGAATCGCCTTATACAGCAGACGCCGTCGAGGGCCTCGGCAACATCGCGGAAAACGCAAAGGACTATGACGCCGCGCTGACGTACTACAAAGAGGTACGCGACTCCTGGTCCACGAGCTTCGCCGCCCGCCGCCAGCCGTTGAACATTGCGAAGCTCGAGGAACGGCGCGGCAACCTGGCCGAAGCGGTCGCCGCGTACCGCGAGCAGATGCAGGTCTTTCCCGGTTCGACCATAGACGAAGAGGCGCGCGCCGCTTTGGCGCGCCTCGAGAGGTCGAATCCGGAGTTGTTTCCGAAGATCGAGACTGCCGCGCCCGTGGCCCCCGTAGTGGGTGACGCCGCCGCGCCCGAAATGCCTGCGCCAGGCGAAGCGCCTGCTGCGTCGCCCGCGACTGTACCGGGCCTTGACGTGAAGCTCGATGTCCCCGGTGCGGACGGAACGCTGGAAATGCCGGCCGACGGCAAACCGGACCTCAAACTGAACGTGCCCGGCATCGAAACCGAAGCGGCTGCACCGGCCGAAACGGCCGCGCCGGCGGATTCCGCGCCCGCACCTGCGCAGTAGCGGCGCGTCAGACGAGACATTCCGGGCGAGCGGCTCGCGCCGCTCGCCCGTTTCTTTCGCAGGTGCGCATCTTCCGTGGGAGACAAAACAGGCACGGGAGGAAATCGCATGCAGTGGGTCAATGGCGCATTTGCTGTCGATACGGACCGAAACCGCATCGATTTTGAGCGGGTCTATGCGTATCTGAAGACGACGTATTGGGCCGCGGACCGGACATACGAGGAAATTCGCCGAGCATGGGAGCAGTCGCAGTTGGCGTTTGGCGTGTATGCCAGCGGGCTTGATGGATTGCAGGTGGGATGTGCGCGTGTCGTCACGGATACGCGCACCTTTGGCTGGCTCGCGGACGTGTTCGTTGACCCCGATTTCCGCGGCCAAGGGCTCGGAAAGTTTCTCGTGCAGTGCGTAGTCGACCATCCCGACTGCCGGGACATACGACTCTTTATGCTTGGGACACGCGACGCCCACGGCTTGTACGAACGATATGGTTGGGAGCCGCCGAAGTACGTCGAGCGATTCATGATTCGCTACGGTCAACCCGGTTCCTAGCCGCGCGCCGTTGCTGCTGCCACTGCGTGGGCGACTTTTGGGGCCGCGTCGTGTATACTTTGCGTCGAAGGTCCGTGCAGGTTGCCCGCAATTCGGAGTCTGCGGGCACGTCCGGGGGGACGGCGATCGCCTGGGACAGTTACGAATGTTAGTTTCGCGGGGCCCATTCCGTTTGGATCGCCGCACCACGTACAAAAAGGAATCGCAGTAGTATGGCCAGTTTTCCCGCATGGGTAACCACCGATCGGTTGAAGATCGGGACCGTTGTCGTTATTTCCATCATTCACGCGCTCGCGCTCGCCGCGCCGTTTACGTTTAGCTGGACCGGCTTCTTTCTCTGTCTGATACTCGTCTGGGTGACCGGCGGTTTGGGAATTACCCTGTGCTACCACCGCCTGTTGACGCACCGAAGTTACCGCACGTTCAAGCCCATCGAATATGTCCTGACTCTGTTTGGCTGCCTCGCCTTGCAGGGCGGGCCGATCACCTGGGTCGCAACGCACCGCCTGCACCACAAAGAATCCGACGAGGAACCGGATCCGCATACGCCGATGCACACCTTCCTCTGGTCGCACATTGTGTGGAACTTCTTCCGTGATCCGCAGCTCGACTGCTACGACAAAATCCGGCGCTTCGCGAAAGACCTCGATAAGGACCGCGTGATTCGCTTCCTCGAGAAGTATTTCTTCTTCATTTACCTTGCGCTCGCGATTACCCTATACGCTATCGGGCACGTTGTCAGCGGCTGGAAACTGGGTCTTTCATTGGTCATCTGGGGCTGCTGCGTGCGCACGGTGCTCGTGTGGCATTTCACGTGGCTGGTCAACAGCGCCACGCACCTCTGGGGCTACACCAACTACAAGACGACCGACAACAGCAGGAACACGTGGTGGGTCGCGCTCGTCACTTTCGGTGAAGGATGGCACAACAACCACCACGCCGACCAGCGTTCGGCCGCACACGGCCACCGTTGGTGGGAAATCGACCAGACCTATATCACAATCAAGATGATGCAGTGGATCGGCCTCGCGCGCGACGTGGTGAAGCCGGGCCGACTGTCGCAACTGCGATCGAAGGAAAACCCAGAGGCAGACTCGGTTCCGCCAATTGACGATCCCGACACCGTCGTCGAAGGCTAGTGAAAATCGTGAGCAACGAAGGGCGGGCTGTGACGGCCCGCCCTCTCCTTTTTCGTCCGGCGCACGCTGCGTTGATCGCACCCGCGATGTTGTGTAGCGTGGATATTCTGCGTGGCGCGGGGCGCAAATCTATTCACAGGCGACGCCAATAGGAGACTGATTGTGCGCGGTCGAATGGTCTGTATCGCGGTACTGGCCGCTGTCGTGGCGCATGCGGACAGCGGCTACAAAGTCGGCGTGGGCAGCGTAGTCATCACACCGGAGAAGAACATCTGGCTTGCGGGGTACGCCTCGCGCAAAGCGCCCGCCGAAGGCAAGGAACACGATCTCTACGCGAAAGCGCTCGCGCTCGAAGACCCGGCGGGTGTTCGTGCGGTGCTCGTCACGACCGATCTCGTCGCCGTTTCGTCTACGCTGGCGCATGCCGTAGCCGATCGCGTGCAACAGGCCTACAACGTCCCGCGCGAACGCTTCCTCATCACCGCGTCGCACACGCACAGCGGGCCCGTCACCAACGATCGCCTCTACGACATGTACGGTCTCGACGACGCGCAGGCCGCATTGATCTCTGAGTACACCGCAACGCTTCCGGACAGAATACTGAAAGCGGTCGAGACCGCCATCGCGAGTCTCGAACCGTGTACGCTGCATTGGGGACACGGCGAGGCGGGGTTCGCCAAAAACCGGCGCGCGTTCGTGCTCGGCGGCATGGCGAACGCCTTCAATCCGATCGGCCCGGTGGACCACGACGTGCCGGTGTTGCTCGCGCGCAACGCCGACGGCAAACCGAAAGCGGTGCTGTTCGGTTACGCGTGCCACAACACGACGCTCTCATGGCAGTTCTACTGCGGCGATTATGCGGGCTTCGCGCAGACGTATCTCGAACAGGCTTTGCCGGGCGCCACCGCGCTCTTCGTTTCCGGGTGCGGCGCGGACCAGAATCCGCTTCCCCGCGGCACGGTCGAGCACGCAAAACAGTACGGTGGCGAACTCTGTGGCGCGGTCTTGAAAGCTGTCGGGAGCACGATGAAACCGGTGACGGGCGCGTTGCGCGCTGCGTACAAGGAAATTCCGCTGGCCCTGAGTGCGCCGCCGTCGCGCGAAGACGTTGAGAAGCAGTTGCAGGATCAGAACGTCTACATCCAGCGCCGCGCGAAACGACTGCTGAAACAGTTCGACGAAAATGGCGCGTTGGATACGACCTACCCGTACCCGGTGCAGGTGTGGCAATTCGGAAACGAATTGCAGATGACCGCGCTTGGCGGCGAAGTTGTCGTGGATTATGCCCTGCTGATCAAATACGAACTCGGCCACGACAACCAGTTCGTCATCGGATACGCAAACGACGTGTGCGCGTACATCCCGTCGTTGCGCGTGTTGCGCGAGGGCGGGTACGAGGGCGCGGAATCCATGATCTACTACGGATTTCACGGCCCCTGGGCGCCGCAGGTGCAGGATGACATCATGAAAGCCGTGCACGAACTGACGGCCAGATAAGCGAGCGACATGTAGTTGTGGGCAACGCAAGTGGAGATAAAGACGTGAACGGACTTACCGGCTCATTCTTCGCCGCGGCGGTGACCGTCGCCGCCGTGGCAGGCGCTCAGGACGCGCCAAACCAGTTCCGCGCGGGCGCCGCCGCGAGCAACGTCACGCCGTGGCTTGGCGTCTCGATTGCCGGCCATATGAACGACCGCATAGCGACTCACGTGCACGACGAACTCCACGCGCGCTGTCTCGTGCTCGACGACGGGACGACGAAGATCGCGTTCGCCATCGTCGACAGTTGCATGGTGCCGCGCGAAGTAGTCGAAGACGCGAAAAACCGCATCCAATCCGCGACGGGGATCGCGCCGGACCACGTGCTGATTTCCGCGACGCACACGCATTCGGCGGCATGCGCCACGCCCGTCTTCCAGAGCGATCCCGATCCCGAATACAAAAAGTATCTTGCCGTGAAGGTCGCGGACGGCGTGCGCCGCGCCGTCAACAACCTCGCGCCGGCGAAAATTGCATGGGGCGCAGGCAGCGTCCCCGATCAGGTGTTCAACCGCCGCTGGAAAATGAAGGAAGGAACAATCGGGCCGAATCCGTTTGGCAAGGTCGACAAGGTACAGATGAACCCGCCGCGCGCAAGCGAAAACCTCGTCGAGCCTGCGGGTCCCACCGATCCCGAAGTGCCGTTCGTCTTTGTGAAAGGGGTTGACGACCGGCCAATCGCCCTGCTCGCGAATTACTCGCTGCACTACGTCGGCAACGATGGCGGGGCCGTGTCGGCGGACTACTTCGGCATGTTCGCGGAGCGTATCAAGCAACTGCTCGGTGCGCGCGAATTGGACCCGCCGTTTATCGGCGCGATGACAAACGGAACCAGTGGAAACATCAACAACATCAATTTCCGCGAAGCGAGTCAGTCGCAGCCGCCGTATGCGCAAATGAAATTCGTGGCGGACAAGGTGGCACAAAACGTGTTCGACGCCGCACAGAAACTCGAGTGGCACGATCGCGTGACGCTCGATGCCGCCACGCAGGAACTGCAGCTCGGCGTGCGCAAACCGTCGCCGGAGGAATTGGCCGAGGCGAAGGAAATCGTGCGCAAGGCCGAAGGCCGCGAAATGAAAACGCTGCCGGAAATCTACGCCCGGGAATCGGTGTTGATTGCGGATTATCCCGATACGGTGCCGGTAACGATCCAGGCGCTGCGCATTGGCGATTTGGGAATTGCTGCGGTCCCCTGCGAGGTATTCGTCGAAATCGGCTTGGATATCAAGGCGAATTCCGCGTTGAAGCCGGCATTTACG
It includes:
- a CDS encoding 2OG-Fe dioxygenase family protein, whose amino-acid sequence is MVTYALTEEDLSQRLGIAIDDPIRLFSFDKSRELIDAIDGTYAELPWDIYDVRHRQIEILLAYHPHQSEELSESCDAFYSGAIGMEPLVPFFDAVPAGARRSFDSILPFRRRAIAEYRVTRDGGSWSVSQQPARSFSMDVQDYRRLPRVFAPMQVTADTCRSFKLLLVDIADMVAETRENVRNLRMTIHQISTVARTDFTATNAPEGIHQDGVDFVVTALVISRNNVIGGVSQLFGPDRKTLWYEHVVQPGEGIFHADAGSPIWHLVTPIAVSDPAMSQEATRNILGFDIALI
- a CDS encoding tetratricopeptide repeat protein — encoded protein: MAVQTKTQKNAPASAAGKKTVKSLFDDKGKQDDITQLLQDVKERPLVYGGIAAFLLVCLLAGYLYRANAVSNRRDLVTAYAQALDKEETADKLAALVPLSDAAGKQNDEVVYMTGEIAYRAGEYDKAKAAFERMRSDFKESPYTADAVEGLGNIAENAKDYDAALTYYKEVRDSWSTSFAARRQPLNIAKLEERRGNLAEAVAAYREQMQVFPGSTIDEEARAALARLERSNPELFPKIETAAPVAPVVGDAAAPEMPAPGEAPAASPATVPGLDVKLDVPGADGTLEMPADGKPDLKLNVPGIETEAAAPAETAAPADSAPAPAQ
- a CDS encoding GNAT family N-acetyltransferase: MQWVNGAFAVDTDRNRIDFERVYAYLKTTYWAADRTYEEIRRAWEQSQLAFGVYASGLDGLQVGCARVVTDTRTFGWLADVFVDPDFRGQGLGKFLVQCVVDHPDCRDIRLFMLGTRDAHGLYERYGWEPPKYVERFMIRYGQPGS
- a CDS encoding fatty acid desaturase is translated as MASFPAWVTTDRLKIGTVVVISIIHALALAAPFTFSWTGFFLCLILVWVTGGLGITLCYHRLLTHRSYRTFKPIEYVLTLFGCLALQGGPITWVATHRLHHKESDEEPDPHTPMHTFLWSHIVWNFFRDPQLDCYDKIRRFAKDLDKDRVIRFLEKYFFFIYLALAITLYAIGHVVSGWKLGLSLVIWGCCVRTVLVWHFTWLVNSATHLWGYTNYKTTDNSRNTWWVALVTFGEGWHNNHHADQRSAAHGHRWWEIDQTYITIKMMQWIGLARDVVKPGRLSQLRSKENPEADSVPPIDDPDTVVEG
- a CDS encoding neutral/alkaline non-lysosomal ceramidase N-terminal domain-containing protein is translated as MRGRMVCIAVLAAVVAHADSGYKVGVGSVVITPEKNIWLAGYASRKAPAEGKEHDLYAKALALEDPAGVRAVLVTTDLVAVSSTLAHAVADRVQQAYNVPRERFLITASHTHSGPVTNDRLYDMYGLDDAQAALISEYTATLPDRILKAVETAIASLEPCTLHWGHGEAGFAKNRRAFVLGGMANAFNPIGPVDHDVPVLLARNADGKPKAVLFGYACHNTTLSWQFYCGDYAGFAQTYLEQALPGATALFVSGCGADQNPLPRGTVEHAKQYGGELCGAVLKAVGSTMKPVTGALRAAYKEIPLALSAPPSREDVEKQLQDQNVYIQRRAKRLLKQFDENGALDTTYPYPVQVWQFGNELQMTALGGEVVVDYALLIKYELGHDNQFVIGYANDVCAYIPSLRVLREGGYEGAESMIYYGFHGPWAPQVQDDIMKAVHELTAR
- a CDS encoding neutral/alkaline non-lysosomal ceramidase N-terminal domain-containing protein — protein: MNGLTGSFFAAAVTVAAVAGAQDAPNQFRAGAAASNVTPWLGVSIAGHMNDRIATHVHDELHARCLVLDDGTTKIAFAIVDSCMVPREVVEDAKNRIQSATGIAPDHVLISATHTHSAACATPVFQSDPDPEYKKYLAVKVADGVRRAVNNLAPAKIAWGAGSVPDQVFNRRWKMKEGTIGPNPFGKVDKVQMNPPRASENLVEPAGPTDPEVPFVFVKGVDDRPIALLANYSLHYVGNDGGAVSADYFGMFAERIKQLLGARELDPPFIGAMTNGTSGNINNINFREASQSQPPYAQMKFVADKVAQNVFDAAQKLEWHDRVTLDAATQELQLGVRKPSPEELAEAKEIVRKAEGREMKTLPEIYARESVLIADYPDTVPVTIQALRIGDLGIAAVPCEVFVEIGLDIKANSALKPAFTIELANGYNGYLPTAAHHELGGYETWRARSSYLEVGAADKIQATALELLAQLKGSAQ